Proteins encoded within one genomic window of Kibdelosporangium phytohabitans:
- a CDS encoding ABC transporter permease, giving the protein MTAAEAAQPTRHKAIRGLRVTPTLTVYAALVVLLVIGSTLVGLHGGVLLDHGGILNILTRGTVLGLVAIGQTMVILTGSLDLSVAYLIGLCSLIAAETMAGDPGMVVPAVLLTVGFAALVGLVNGLVVTALKVNAFIATLGVALIIRGYLENTYTGPAGSVPRGFQHLGYDRIGPVPLSTVVMLVLAALVWWYLTRTKGGYHVYAVGGDVEVARLSGIRTGRTIVKMHVLCSVMAGLAALFLVSRLGSGAPHVGADGGYDLESIAAVVLGGTLLSGGRGGVAGTIGGVLILATLDTIFDDLGVTPFLKDVVRGAVLIVAVALYARSQLARRAR; this is encoded by the coding sequence ATGACGGCGGCCGAGGCAGCACAACCCACGCGGCACAAAGCGATCCGCGGACTGCGTGTGACGCCGACGCTGACGGTCTACGCGGCTCTCGTTGTCCTGCTGGTGATCGGCAGCACCCTGGTCGGGCTGCACGGCGGTGTGCTGCTCGACCACGGCGGCATCCTCAACATCCTGACTCGCGGCACCGTGCTCGGACTGGTCGCGATCGGGCAGACGATGGTGATCCTGACCGGTTCGCTCGACCTGTCGGTGGCGTACCTGATCGGCCTGTGTTCGCTGATCGCCGCCGAGACGATGGCAGGCGACCCCGGCATGGTCGTGCCCGCCGTGCTGCTGACCGTGGGGTTCGCCGCCCTCGTCGGCCTGGTCAACGGTCTGGTGGTCACCGCGCTGAAGGTCAACGCGTTCATCGCCACCCTCGGCGTCGCGCTGATCATCCGCGGCTACCTCGAGAACACGTACACCGGGCCGGCCGGGTCTGTCCCGCGTGGCTTCCAGCACCTCGGGTATGACCGGATAGGCCCGGTTCCGTTGTCCACAGTGGTCATGCTGGTGCTCGCCGCCCTCGTGTGGTGGTACCTCACACGGACCAAGGGCGGCTACCACGTCTACGCCGTCGGCGGCGACGTGGAGGTGGCGCGGCTGTCGGGGATCCGGACCGGGCGCACGATCGTCAAGATGCACGTGCTGTGCTCGGTGATGGCCGGGCTCGCGGCGCTGTTCCTGGTCAGCAGGCTCGGTTCGGGTGCGCCCCACGTCGGTGCGGACGGCGGGTACGACCTCGAGTCGATCGCGGCGGTGGTGCTCGGCGGCACGCTGCTGTCCGGCGGTCGAGGCGGTGTGGCGGGGACCATCGGCGGAGTCCTGATCCTCGCCACACTCGACACCATCTTCGACGACCTCGGTGTGACGCCGTTCCTCAAGGACGTGGTGCGCGGCGCGGTCCTGATCGTCGCCGTCGCCCTCTACGCGCGCAGCCAGCTCGCGAGGAGGGCCCGATGA
- a CDS encoding substrate-binding domain-containing protein: protein MKRLLSASFALLVLTGCSTDLPDAAPPGSSGAPSKPEFFDQAEHDRQLSLRDAKPVGPADKPWEQALNPEAADTARFAKPGPYEICFSNASVDNPWRQVGWKTMQVEATLHPEISKFTVLDAEAKDDKQISDIQQLTSGGCSALIVSPNTTATLTPAVQAACAKGIPVIVFDRGVNTQCPVTFIHPIGGYAFGATAAEFLASKVGQGGKVLALRVLPGVDVLEHRWAAGQRILAARGVTVAGVEFTGNDGAKAKSIVSDYLQRGDINGIWMDDGTAAVPVLEAFEDAGKPLPVISGEDQQQFLDKWRGEKLTAQAPTYPTYQWRTPVIAALKVLKGEQVPEEWILPQPVITDSTLDSYRGEGMPPLHYALCGCQRMPGYPGKWK, encoded by the coding sequence TTGAAACGCCTGCTCTCCGCCAGCTTCGCTCTTCTCGTCCTGACCGGGTGCTCGACCGACCTGCCGGACGCCGCGCCCCCTGGCTCGTCCGGCGCGCCGAGCAAGCCGGAGTTCTTCGACCAAGCCGAACACGACCGGCAGTTGTCCTTGCGGGACGCCAAACCGGTCGGGCCCGCGGACAAGCCGTGGGAACAGGCGCTGAACCCGGAAGCGGCCGACACCGCCAGGTTCGCCAAACCCGGACCGTACGAGATCTGTTTCTCCAACGCCTCGGTGGACAACCCGTGGCGCCAGGTCGGCTGGAAGACCATGCAGGTCGAGGCCACCTTGCACCCGGAGATCAGCAAGTTCACCGTGCTGGACGCCGAGGCGAAGGACGACAAGCAGATCAGCGACATCCAGCAGCTGACTTCCGGCGGCTGCAGCGCGTTGATCGTCTCCCCGAACACGACGGCCACGCTGACCCCGGCTGTGCAAGCCGCGTGCGCCAAGGGAATTCCGGTGATCGTGTTCGACCGCGGCGTGAACACCCAGTGCCCGGTCACGTTCATCCACCCGATCGGCGGTTACGCGTTCGGCGCGACCGCGGCGGAGTTCCTCGCCTCGAAGGTCGGTCAGGGCGGTAAAGTCCTGGCCCTGCGGGTGCTGCCCGGGGTGGACGTGCTCGAACACCGGTGGGCCGCCGGGCAGCGGATCCTGGCAGCCAGGGGCGTCACGGTGGCCGGGGTCGAGTTCACCGGCAACGACGGCGCCAAGGCCAAGAGCATCGTCTCGGACTACCTGCAACGCGGTGACATCAACGGGATCTGGATGGACGACGGCACGGCCGCGGTCCCGGTGCTCGAGGCCTTCGAGGACGCGGGCAAGCCGCTGCCCGTGATCTCCGGCGAGGACCAGCAGCAGTTCCTGGACAAGTGGCGTGGTGAGAAGCTGACCGCGCAGGCGCCGACGTACCCGACCTACCAGTGGCGTACCCCGGTGATCGCGGCGTTGAAGGTGCTCAAGGGCGAGCAGGTGCCCGAGGAGTGGATCCTGCCGCAGCCGGTGATCACGGACAGCACGCTGGACTCGTACCGCGGCGAGGGCATGCCGCCGTTGCACTACGCGCTGTGCGGCTGCCAGCGGATGCCGGGCTATCCCGGCAAGTGGAAATGA